A single Comamonas sp. NLF-1-9 DNA region contains:
- the aceF gene encoding dihydrolipoyllysine-residue acetyltransferase, giving the protein MAIKEVKVPDMGDFSGVGVIELLVQPGDTIKAEQSLITVESDKATMEIPSSDAGVVKELKVKLGDKVDQGSVILLLEVADAEQKQAQTPAAPAPAAPEPAAAPAPAATQPAAAPAAATRVEVRVPDIGDFKDVGVIELLVAVGDTVKTEQSLITVESDKASMEIPSSASGVVKELKVQLGDKLNVGDVIAVLEGAAAPAAAPTPASASAPAPAAPAPAPAAAPSSSASPAPAAAATPAPSAPAHQPGGSTAGLPHASPSVRKAARELGVPLAEVKGSGPKGRITLEDVQAFTRAVMQGSTRTQAQAAAGTGAASGVGLDLLPWPQVDFAKFGDIEAKPLSRIKKISGANLARNWVMIPHVTNNDEADITELEAFRVQTNKEAEKAKSDVKVTMLAFVIKAVVSALKKFPEFNTSLDGDNLVYKHYYHIGFAADTPNGLVVPVLKDADQKGILQISQEMSELAAKARGGKLGIADMQGGCFSISSLGGIGGTHFTPIINAPEVAILGLSRSAMKPVWDGKVFTPRLMLPLSLSYDHRVIDGAAAARFNAYLGQVLADYRRILL; this is encoded by the coding sequence ATGGCAATCAAGGAAGTCAAAGTCCCCGACATGGGCGATTTTTCCGGCGTCGGCGTGATCGAGTTGCTGGTGCAGCCCGGCGACACCATCAAGGCCGAGCAAAGCCTGATCACGGTGGAGTCGGACAAGGCGACGATGGAGATTCCCTCCAGCGACGCCGGTGTCGTGAAAGAGCTCAAGGTCAAGCTCGGCGACAAGGTCGACCAAGGCTCGGTCATCCTGCTGCTCGAGGTAGCGGATGCAGAGCAGAAACAGGCCCAAACGCCTGCTGCGCCTGCGCCTGCAGCTCCTGAACCTGCAGCAGCGCCGGCCCCGGCCGCCACCCAGCCCGCAGCCGCCCCAGCCGCCGCCACGCGCGTCGAGGTGCGCGTGCCCGACATCGGCGACTTCAAGGACGTGGGCGTGATCGAGCTGCTGGTAGCCGTGGGCGATACGGTCAAGACCGAGCAGTCGCTGATCACCGTGGAGTCGGACAAGGCGTCGATGGAAATTCCTTCCTCCGCCTCGGGCGTGGTCAAGGAGCTCAAGGTCCAGCTCGGTGACAAGCTCAATGTGGGCGACGTGATCGCGGTGCTTGAAGGCGCGGCTGCCCCTGCCGCGGCACCGACGCCCGCAAGCGCCAGCGCTCCGGCGCCGGCTGCGCCCGCTCCTGCGCCCGCAGCGGCGCCTTCATCCAGTGCTTCGCCAGCACCTGCAGCCGCTGCCACGCCCGCACCCAGCGCCCCCGCACACCAGCCGGGCGGCTCCACGGCCGGTCTGCCGCACGCTTCGCCCTCGGTGCGCAAAGCCGCGCGCGAGCTTGGCGTGCCGCTGGCCGAGGTCAAGGGCAGCGGCCCCAAGGGCCGCATCACCCTGGAAGACGTGCAGGCCTTCACCCGCGCCGTCATGCAAGGCAGCACGCGCACCCAGGCGCAGGCTGCGGCTGGCACGGGCGCCGCCTCGGGCGTGGGCCTTGATCTGCTGCCCTGGCCGCAGGTGGACTTTGCCAAGTTCGGCGACATCGAGGCCAAGCCCTTGAGCCGCATCAAGAAGATCAGCGGCGCCAACCTCGCGCGCAACTGGGTGATGATTCCGCACGTCACCAACAACGACGAGGCGGACATCACCGAGCTCGAAGCCTTCCGCGTGCAGACCAACAAGGAGGCGGAAAAGGCCAAGAGCGACGTGAAGGTGACCATGCTTGCCTTCGTCATCAAGGCGGTGGTCTCGGCACTGAAGAAATTCCCCGAGTTCAACACCAGCCTGGATGGCGACAACCTGGTCTACAAGCACTACTACCACATCGGTTTTGCGGCGGACACGCCCAATGGCCTCGTGGTGCCGGTGCTCAAGGACGCGGATCAGAAGGGCATCCTGCAAATCAGCCAGGAAATGTCCGAGCTCGCCGCCAAGGCGCGCGGTGGCAAGCTGGGCATTGCCGACATGCAGGGCGGGTGCTTCTCGATCTCCTCGCTCGGCGGCATCGGCGGCACGCACTTCACGCCCATCATCAACGCGCCCGAGGTGGCCATCCTTGGCCTCTCTCGCAGCGCGATGAAGCCGGTGTGGGACGGCAAGGTGTTTACGCCGCGCCTCATGCTGCCGCTGTCGCTGTCCTACGACCATCGGGTGATCGACGGCGCAGCCGCCGCGCGCTTCAACGCCTATCTGGGCCAGGTGCTGGCGGACTACCGCCGCATCCTGCTGTGA
- the lpdA gene encoding dihydrolipoyl dehydrogenase gives MAVMDIKVPDLGDFQDVGVIEVLVAEGEHIRAEQSLVTVESDKASMEIPSSHAGVVKELKVKLGDKVSQGSVLLTLEVADAAPAPAPAPAAAETSASKPAPAPASQAQAAPASAASSYAGGADVDCDVLVLGGGPGGYSAAFRAADLGLKVVLVERYATLGGVCLNVGCIPSKALLHVAAVMDEVGHLKSAGIDFGAPQINIEQLRGHKDKVVGKLTGGLAQMAKMRKVTVLRGLGSFVGAKHLRVEETGGAGHEKSGKQQVVQFKRAIIAAGSEAVHLPFMPKDPRVVDSTGALALAGVPKRMLILGGGIIGLEMGTVYSTLGARLDVVEMLDGLMQGADRDLVKVWQKMNAKRFDHIMLKTKTVAAEATPEGIKVTFAPAEEGGSAPEPQTYDLVLQAVGRSPNGKKIGAQQAGVAVTDRGFISVDIQMRTNVAHIFAIGDIVGQPMLAHKAVHEAHVAAEVIAGELLGDEKLAKAAFNARVIPSVAYTDPEVAWVGLTEDQAKAEGIKVTKGLFPWAASGRAIANGRDEGFTKLLFDAETQRILGGGIVGTHAGDMIGEIALAIEMGADSVDIGATIHPHPTLGESIGMAAEAAHGACTDLPPQRR, from the coding sequence ATGGCAGTGATGGACATCAAGGTGCCCGACCTGGGCGACTTCCAGGACGTGGGCGTGATCGAGGTACTGGTGGCCGAGGGCGAGCACATTCGCGCGGAGCAAAGCCTGGTCACCGTCGAGTCGGACAAGGCTTCGATGGAGATCCCGTCGAGCCACGCCGGCGTGGTCAAGGAGCTCAAAGTCAAGCTCGGCGACAAGGTCAGCCAGGGCAGCGTGCTGCTCACGCTGGAGGTGGCCGACGCCGCGCCGGCCCCGGCGCCCGCACCGGCCGCCGCCGAAACTTCAGCATCAAAACCCGCTCCAGCGCCCGCCAGCCAAGCGCAAGCAGCTCCTGCTTCTGCAGCATCCAGCTACGCTGGCGGCGCCGACGTGGATTGCGACGTGCTGGTGCTGGGCGGCGGCCCCGGCGGCTACAGCGCGGCCTTCCGTGCGGCCGACCTGGGCCTGAAGGTGGTGCTGGTGGAGCGCTACGCCACGCTGGGCGGCGTGTGCCTGAACGTCGGCTGCATCCCGTCCAAGGCGCTCTTGCACGTGGCCGCGGTGATGGACGAAGTCGGCCATCTCAAGAGCGCCGGCATCGATTTTGGCGCGCCGCAAATCAATATCGAGCAGCTTCGCGGCCACAAGGACAAGGTGGTGGGCAAGCTCACCGGGGGCCTCGCGCAAATGGCCAAGATGCGCAAGGTCACGGTGCTGCGCGGCTTGGGCAGCTTTGTCGGCGCCAAGCATCTGCGGGTGGAGGAAACCGGCGGGGCAGGGCATGAGAAGAGCGGCAAGCAGCAGGTGGTGCAGTTCAAGCGCGCCATCATCGCCGCCGGCAGCGAGGCGGTGCATCTGCCCTTCATGCCCAAGGATCCGCGCGTGGTCGATTCCACTGGCGCGCTGGCGCTGGCGGGTGTTCCCAAGCGCATGCTGATCCTGGGCGGCGGCATCATCGGCCTGGAGATGGGCACGGTGTATTCCACGCTGGGCGCGCGCCTCGACGTCGTGGAAATGCTCGACGGCCTGATGCAGGGCGCCGACCGCGACCTGGTCAAGGTCTGGCAGAAGATGAACGCCAAGCGCTTTGACCACATCATGCTCAAGACCAAGACCGTCGCGGCCGAGGCCACGCCCGAAGGCATCAAGGTCACGTTTGCACCGGCCGAGGAGGGCGGCAGCGCCCCCGAGCCCCAGACCTACGACCTGGTCTTGCAGGCCGTGGGCCGCAGCCCCAACGGCAAGAAGATCGGCGCCCAGCAGGCCGGCGTCGCGGTCACCGATCGCGGCTTCATCAGCGTCGACATCCAGATGCGCACCAACGTAGCGCACATCTTCGCCATCGGCGACATCGTCGGCCAGCCCATGCTGGCGCACAAGGCGGTGCACGAGGCGCACGTGGCCGCCGAGGTCATCGCCGGCGAGTTGCTGGGCGACGAAAAACTCGCCAAGGCCGCGTTCAACGCGCGCGTGATTCCGAGCGTGGCCTACACCGACCCGGAAGTCGCCTGGGTCGGCCTGACCGAAGACCAGGCCAAGGCCGAAGGCATCAAGGTGACCAAGGGCCTGTTCCCCTGGGCCGCATCGGGGCGGGCGATCGCCAACGGGCGCGATGAAGGCTTTACCAAGCTGCTGTTCGACGCCGAAACCCAGCGCATCCTGGGCGGCGGCATCGTCGGCACGCATGCGGGCGACATGATTGGCGAAATCGCCCTGGCCATCGAGATGGGCGCGGACAGCGTGGACATTGGCGCCACCATCCATCCGCACCCGACGCTGGGCGAAAGCATAGGCATGGCGGCCGAGGCCGCGCACGGCGCCTGCACCGACCTGCCGCCGCAGCGGCGCTGA
- a CDS encoding HDOD domain-containing protein yields the protein MDLNDLLQTECTLPSLPRAVALLTTELARPEPSLRRINQFFLTDPALAARLLREVNVRSHPLSGTVGSVPEAIVLLDLPQLRAFVTQAFLGTTAGSVPGINLQHFWRYSLNTARLARSLAGIVHRNQTLAYSAGLLHGLGELVLHLRNPAQSHALSRTVAPLDLRRSRHESRLWGYSYAAVSARLARQWRLPAVLVDALRYHCAPFDEEVYEPLAAILHLAAWRARAREGGLGERELAATFPGEVGVVLDMDIDTVLQQDPIDWKAQANGDDLV from the coding sequence ATGGACTTGAACGACCTGCTGCAGACCGAATGCACGCTGCCCAGTCTGCCGCGGGCAGTGGCCTTGCTGACGACGGAGCTGGCGCGCCCAGAGCCGAGTCTGCGGCGCATCAACCAGTTTTTCCTGACCGATCCGGCGCTGGCGGCTCGCTTGCTGCGCGAGGTGAACGTGCGCTCGCATCCGCTGTCGGGCACCGTGGGCAGCGTGCCTGAAGCGATCGTGCTGCTCGATCTGCCGCAGCTGCGCGCCTTCGTGACCCAGGCCTTCCTCGGCACGACGGCGGGTTCGGTGCCTGGCATCAACCTGCAGCATTTCTGGCGCTACAGCCTCAATACCGCGCGACTGGCGCGCTCGCTCGCCGGCATCGTGCACCGCAACCAGACGCTGGCCTATAGCGCTGGCCTGCTGCATGGTCTAGGTGAGCTGGTGCTGCACCTGCGCAACCCCGCGCAAAGCCATGCGCTCAGCCGCACGGTGGCGCCGCTGGACTTGCGCCGCTCGCGCCACGAGAGCCGCTTGTGGGGCTACAGCTATGCCGCCGTGAGCGCGCGCCTGGCGCGCCAATGGCGCCTGCCGGCCGTGCTGGTCGACGCGCTGCGCTACCACTGCGCGCCGTTCGACGAAGAGGTCTATGAGCCGCTGGCGGCCATCCTGCACCTGGCGGCCTGGCGCGCCCGCGCACGTGAAGGGGGCCTGGGCGAGCGCGAACTGGCCGCGACCTTTCCGGGCGAGGTCGGCGTGGTGCTGGACATGGACATCGACACCGTGCTGCAGCAAGACCCGATCGACTGGAAGGCGCAGGCCAACGGCGACGATCTGGTCTGA
- a CDS encoding sulfurtransferase TusA family protein: MNIDSELDARGLNCPLPILKAKKALTQMFSGQILKVVATDPGSLRDFQAFARQTGNELVEQKTEGEEFIHILRRR, encoded by the coding sequence ATGAACATAGACAGCGAACTCGATGCGCGCGGCCTGAACTGCCCGCTGCCCATCCTCAAGGCCAAGAAGGCGCTGACCCAGATGTTCAGCGGCCAGATCCTCAAGGTCGTCGCGACCGATCCCGGCTCGCTGCGCGACTTTCAGGCCTTCGCCCGCCAGACCGGCAACGAACTCGTCGAGCAGAAAACCGAGGGCGAGGAGTTCATCCACATCCTGCGCCGGCGCTGA
- a CDS encoding NUDIX domain-containing protein yields the protein MPDEMRFCPQCAGPLAPIAQLEDSGEKVRLRCAACGWTHWNNPVPVLAAIVQVGEKILLARNAAWPPKMFALITGFMEAGESPEQGIARELKEETNLDALQIRLVGVYEFLRMNQVIIAYHVHAQGEVRLSPELLDYRLMEPRELKCWPAGTGYALADWLRSQGHEPVFFTDEENAERRRGLD from the coding sequence ATGCCTGACGAGATGCGCTTTTGCCCGCAATGCGCCGGGCCGCTGGCGCCGATTGCGCAGCTGGAAGACAGCGGCGAGAAGGTGCGGCTGCGCTGCGCCGCCTGCGGCTGGACGCACTGGAACAACCCGGTGCCGGTGCTGGCTGCCATCGTGCAAGTGGGCGAGAAGATCCTGCTGGCGCGCAACGCCGCCTGGCCGCCCAAGATGTTCGCGCTGATCACCGGCTTCATGGAAGCCGGCGAAAGCCCCGAGCAAGGCATCGCGCGCGAGCTCAAGGAAGAAACCAACCTGGACGCGCTGCAGATCCGGCTCGTGGGCGTCTACGAGTTTCTGCGCATGAACCAGGTCATCATTGCCTACCACGTGCACGCCCAGGGCGAGGTCCGCCTGTCGCCCGAGCTGCTGGACTACCGCCTGATGGAGCCGCGCGAACTCAAATGCTGGCCGGCCGGTACCGGCTATGCGCTGGCCGACTGGCTGCGCAGCCAAGGCCACGAGCCGGTGTTCTTCACCGACGAGGAAAACGCCGAACGCCGGCGCGGCCTGGATTGA
- the cysM gene encoding cysteine synthase CysM, with translation MTDHPTIESTIGHTPLVALRRLGAAVWRERGNTLLAKLEGNNPAGSVKDRAAFAMIDGAEQRGEIEPGDTLIEATSGNTGIALAMVAAIKGYRMVLVMPEDLSVERAQTMKAYGAELVLTPKSGGMEYARDLAQQMAEQGKGRVLDQFANEDNPRAHYETTGPEIWQQSAGRVTHFVSAMGTTGTITGVGRYLREKNPAVHIIGAEPTEGSRIPGIRKWPEEYLPRIYRPELVDELVSVSQSDAEDMARQMAAQEGIFAGISSAGAAWVAQQIAARVENATIVFIVCDRGDRYLSTGVFPA, from the coding sequence ATGACAGACCATCCGACCATAGAAAGCACCATAGGCCACACGCCTCTGGTGGCCTTGAGGCGCCTGGGCGCCGCAGTCTGGCGCGAGCGCGGCAACACGCTGCTGGCCAAGCTCGAGGGCAACAACCCCGCAGGTTCGGTCAAGGACCGCGCGGCGTTTGCGATGATCGACGGCGCCGAGCAGCGCGGCGAGATCGAGCCCGGCGACACCTTGATCGAGGCCACTTCGGGCAACACCGGCATCGCGCTCGCCATGGTCGCCGCGATCAAGGGTTACCGCATGGTGCTGGTGATGCCCGAAGACTTGTCGGTAGAGCGCGCCCAGACCATGAAGGCCTACGGCGCCGAGCTGGTGCTCACGCCCAAGAGTGGCGGCATGGAATACGCGCGCGACCTGGCCCAGCAGATGGCCGAGCAGGGCAAGGGCAGGGTGCTCGACCAGTTCGCCAACGAAGACAATCCGCGCGCCCACTACGAAACCACCGGCCCCGAGATCTGGCAGCAGAGCGCCGGGCGCGTCACCCATTTCGTCAGCGCCATGGGCACGACCGGCACCATCACCGGCGTCGGGCGTTATCTGCGCGAGAAAAACCCCGCAGTGCACATCATCGGCGCCGAGCCGACCGAGGGTTCGCGCATTCCGGGCATACGCAAGTGGCCCGAGGAGTACCTGCCTCGCATCTACCGCCCGGAGCTGGTCGACGAGCTGGTGTCGGTATCGCAGAGCGACGCCGAAGACATGGCGCGCCAGATGGCCGCGCAAGAGGGCATCTTCGCGGGCATTTCCTCGGCCGGCGCCGCCTGGGTCGCGCAGCAGATCGCGGCCCGCGTGGAAAACGCCACCATCGTCTTCATCGTCTGCGACCGCGGCGACCGTTACCTCTCCACCGGCGTCTTTCCCGCCTGA
- a CDS encoding DUF2274 domain-containing protein: MSTIRKLRLGPLPKLESTKLTFACPAGLKADLDRYAALHAQTYGEAVDAATLIPHMLEAFMAGDRGFKRVGRK, encoded by the coding sequence ATGAGCACGATTAGGAAGCTGCGGCTCGGACCGCTGCCGAAACTGGAATCCACGAAGCTGACCTTCGCGTGCCCGGCCGGTTTGAAGGCTGACCTTGACCGCTACGCTGCGCTGCACGCGCAGACTTACGGTGAGGCGGTCGATGCGGCGACGCTGATTCCGCACATGCTGGAGGCGTTCATGGCGGGGGATCGAGGATTCAAGCGAGTAGGCAGGAAATGA
- a CDS encoding TrbI/VirB10 family protein yields the protein MSQDDISDHAAPQADKVAPEAVALRAQPRPVTRLNRRTLAILAGSLSVAVLGALMWSLQPHRRGVGEQTELYNVDRVSKSEGLDGLPSDYSKLPAKVPELGPPLPGDLGPAIVASQQPATPTYAPPGHDPDDARRKEADAAAASSVFFRSSQQGKAGAPATAQVAAAGPVSALAGFDPLAAGPASTAAQTQQSASDPTAVQNRQDQKEAFLKGGSTETRNSGNLALPTSPYQVMAGTVIAGALVTGIKSDLPGDVISTVTEPVYDTATGKFLLIPQGSRILGKYNSQVSYGQSRVQVVWNRIILPDTSSLKLDNLAGADPAGYAGLEDGVDWHWDRVFAGAALTTLLGVGAELAAPQNRQDGNRIVIAGQGSLQDSVNHVGQELTRRNMNIQPTLTERPGLPVRIIVNRDLVLRPYQPLFFNRGAMR from the coding sequence ATGAGCCAGGATGACATTTCCGACCATGCCGCCCCGCAGGCCGACAAGGTGGCACCCGAGGCGGTGGCGTTGCGCGCCCAGCCGCGCCCGGTTACGCGCCTGAACCGGCGCACGCTGGCCATCCTCGCCGGCAGCCTGTCGGTTGCCGTGCTCGGCGCGCTGATGTGGTCGTTGCAACCGCATCGGCGTGGCGTAGGCGAGCAGACCGAGCTTTACAACGTGGATCGCGTCTCGAAGTCCGAAGGGCTGGATGGCCTGCCGTCGGACTACTCGAAGCTGCCGGCGAAGGTGCCGGAACTGGGGCCGCCCCTGCCGGGCGACCTCGGCCCGGCCATCGTGGCCTCGCAGCAGCCGGCCACACCCACCTATGCGCCGCCAGGCCATGACCCGGATGATGCACGGCGCAAGGAAGCCGATGCCGCGGCGGCTTCGTCGGTGTTCTTCCGTTCGAGTCAGCAGGGCAAGGCCGGTGCGCCGGCAACTGCGCAAGTCGCGGCGGCAGGCCCGGTATCGGCCTTGGCGGGTTTCGATCCGCTCGCCGCCGGGCCGGCCTCGACGGCGGCACAAACTCAACAGTCCGCGTCTGACCCGACCGCTGTGCAAAACCGGCAAGACCAGAAAGAGGCTTTCCTGAAAGGCGGTTCTACGGAAACCCGCAATTCCGGGAATCTGGCGCTGCCTACCTCGCCATACCAGGTGATGGCGGGCACTGTGATCGCCGGCGCGCTGGTGACCGGCATCAAGTCCGACCTGCCGGGCGACGTGATCAGCACGGTGACGGAGCCAGTCTACGACACTGCCACGGGCAAGTTCCTGTTGATCCCGCAAGGCTCGCGCATCCTGGGCAAGTACAACAGCCAGGTGAGCTATGGGCAGAGCCGCGTGCAGGTGGTGTGGAACCGCATCATCCTGCCCGACACGTCTTCGCTGAAGCTCGACAACCTCGCGGGCGCCGATCCGGCCGGCTATGCCGGCCTGGAGGATGGGGTCGATTGGCATTGGGATCGTGTTTTTGCCGGCGCGGCGCTGACCACGCTGCTGGGCGTGGGCGCCGAACTGGCCGCGCCGCAGAACCGGCAGGACGGCAATCGCATCGTGATTGCCGGTCAAGGCAGTCTGCAGGACAGCGTGAACCACGTGGGGCAGGAGTTGACCCGACGCAACATGAACATCCAGCCAACGCTGACCGAGCGGCCCGGCCTGCCGGTTCGCATCATCGTCAACCGCGATCTGGTGCTGCGACCGTACCAGCCGCTGTTCTTCAACCGGGGAGCAATGCGATGA
- the trbG gene encoding P-type conjugative transfer protein TrbG, producing MNAIFRRSALPLILLASSVLFSGCATQGKPPPTISLDEPVQATPLPEPPKPVEVVAVPQVLPMPAQLKPAPETADAKPTPEPTDETVRVSRANAEARVAPTREGYVNAIQVWPFTDGALYQVYAAVGRVTVVALQPGEELVTVAAGDTVRWIVGDTASGSGEALRVNVMVKPIRSGLKTNLVITTSRRTYLLELTSTEKTWMASVSWEYPKDKMLALQRQAQAASSAAPVDTGLSLEKIRFRYAVSGSTPPWKPLRAFDDGEKVYIQFPPGIAQGELPPLFVIGAQGDGQLVNYRFRSPYYIVDRLFGAAELRLGGDGGDVVRIERTDGVSSGTRRN from the coding sequence ATGAATGCGATTTTCCGTAGATCCGCCTTGCCGCTGATCTTGCTGGCATCCAGCGTCTTGTTCTCGGGCTGCGCCACGCAGGGCAAGCCGCCGCCGACCATCTCGCTCGATGAGCCGGTGCAGGCAACCCCCTTGCCCGAGCCGCCGAAGCCGGTAGAGGTTGTCGCAGTGCCCCAGGTGTTGCCGATGCCGGCGCAGTTGAAGCCCGCACCAGAAACAGCGGATGCCAAGCCCACGCCGGAGCCTACTGATGAGACGGTGCGCGTTTCGCGTGCCAATGCCGAGGCGCGTGTCGCTCCCACGCGCGAGGGCTACGTCAATGCGATTCAGGTGTGGCCGTTCACCGATGGCGCGCTGTATCAGGTCTATGCGGCCGTGGGCCGCGTGACCGTGGTTGCGCTCCAGCCGGGCGAGGAGCTGGTGACGGTGGCCGCTGGCGATACCGTGCGCTGGATCGTGGGCGATACCGCGAGCGGCAGCGGCGAGGCGCTGCGCGTCAACGTGATGGTCAAGCCCATCCGCTCGGGCCTGAAGACCAATCTCGTCATCACCACCAGCCGCAGGACGTATCTGCTGGAGTTGACATCGACCGAGAAAACGTGGATGGCGTCGGTGTCCTGGGAGTATCCCAAGGACAAGATGCTGGCCTTGCAGCGCCAGGCACAGGCGGCGAGCAGCGCCGCGCCGGTCGATACCGGGCTGTCGCTGGAGAAGATCCGCTTCCGCTATGCGGTCAGCGGCAGCACCCCGCCGTGGAAGCCGCTGCGCGCCTTCGATGATGGCGAGAAGGTCTACATCCAGTTTCCGCCGGGCATCGCGCAAGGCGAGCTGCCGCCGCTGTTTGTCATTGGCGCGCAGGGCGATGGGCAACTGGTGAACTACCGTTTCCGCTCGCCGTACTACATCGTGGATCGGCTGTTCGGCGCAGCCGAACTGCGCCTGGGCGGTGATGGCGGCGACGTGGTGCGGATCGAGCGCACGGACGGCGTTTCGAGCGGCACGCGGAGGAACTGA
- the trbF gene encoding conjugal transfer protein TrbF — protein MRFKRPQVRYADTPQPATPYQSAAQVWDERIGSSRVQAKNWRLMAFGCLALALLMAGGLVWRSAQSIVTPYVVEVDNAGQVRAVGEAATPYRPNDAQVAYHLGRFIGLVRSLSIDPIVVRQNWLDAYNYTTDKGAVVLNDYARVNDPFARIGKESVTVQITSVTRASDTSFNVRWTETRYVNGALDRIERWNAVISIVQQTPRTEQRLRKNPLGIYVNGLSWSRELEGNEGAKP, from the coding sequence ATGCGATTCAAACGCCCACAGGTGCGTTATGCCGATACCCCGCAGCCTGCGACCCCATATCAATCTGCTGCCCAAGTGTGGGACGAGCGTATCGGCTCGTCCCGCGTGCAGGCGAAGAACTGGCGCTTGATGGCCTTCGGCTGCCTCGCACTCGCGCTGCTGATGGCCGGTGGCCTGGTCTGGCGCTCGGCGCAGTCCATCGTCACGCCCTACGTGGTGGAGGTAGACAACGCGGGCCAGGTGCGCGCGGTCGGCGAAGCCGCTACGCCGTACCGGCCCAACGATGCCCAGGTGGCCTACCACCTGGGCCGCTTCATCGGCCTGGTGCGATCGCTCTCCATCGACCCCATCGTGGTGCGGCAGAACTGGCTCGATGCCTACAACTACACCACCGACAAGGGCGCCGTGGTGCTCAACGACTACGCCCGCGTGAACGATCCGTTCGCGCGCATCGGCAAGGAGTCGGTGACGGTGCAGATCACCAGCGTGACCCGTGCCAGCGACACGTCTTTCAACGTGCGCTGGACGGAGACGCGCTACGTCAACGGCGCGCTGGACCGCATCGAACGCTGGAACGCGGTGATTTCCATCGTGCAGCAGACCCCGCGCACCGAGCAGCGCCTGCGCAAGAACCCCTTGGGCATCTACGTCAACGGGCTGTCGTGGAGCCGCGAACTGGAAGGAAACGAAGGAGCAAAACCATGA
- the trbL gene encoding P-type conjugative transfer protein TrbL → MNDVTVIDRFLDTFSRYIDSGFGLVQGEVAFLTATLIVIDMTLAGLFWAMGHASGQGEDVIAKLLRKVLYVGAFAYIIGNFNWLAGIVFRSFAGLGLTASGSTLSMENFLQPGRLAKVGIDAGAPILKQIGDMAGFPEVFVNITPIVVMFLAWLIVLLCFFVLAIQLFITLIEFKLTTLAGFVLVPFALWNKTAFLAEKVLGNVVSSGIKVLVLAVIVGIGSGLFAEFQVQPAEPSIDHSVVVMLASLTLLALGIFGPGIATGLVSGGPQLGAGAMAGAALGAAGAAVAVGAAATGVGGAVAAGARMAPAAAKLAGSGARAATSAASSARSAFQAGSAAAGGGAKGAMAGMGNVAKTGAQSAGRGVTSRASTAGQKVADSFRAGWNGSTADEGAANAAASGEAASPKAPEQPAWAKRLHRRQQLTHAATTAAHTLRGGDGGSSSQGPSLRDDG, encoded by the coding sequence ATGAACGACGTGACGGTCATCGACCGCTTCCTCGACACCTTCTCGCGCTACATCGACTCGGGCTTCGGGCTGGTGCAGGGGGAGGTGGCGTTTCTGACCGCCACGCTGATCGTGATCGACATGACCCTGGCCGGGCTGTTCTGGGCGATGGGGCATGCCAGCGGGCAGGGCGAGGACGTGATCGCCAAGCTGCTGCGCAAGGTCCTGTACGTCGGTGCCTTCGCCTACATCATCGGCAACTTCAACTGGCTGGCCGGCATCGTGTTCCGCTCGTTCGCGGGCCTGGGCCTGACGGCCAGCGGCTCGACCTTGAGTATGGAGAACTTCCTGCAACCGGGCAGGCTGGCCAAGGTCGGCATCGACGCCGGGGCGCCGATCCTCAAGCAGATCGGCGACATGGCGGGATTCCCCGAGGTGTTCGTGAACATCACGCCCATCGTCGTGATGTTCCTCGCCTGGCTGATCGTCTTGCTGTGCTTCTTCGTGCTGGCCATCCAGCTTTTCATCACGCTGATCGAGTTCAAGCTGACGACGCTCGCGGGCTTCGTGCTGGTGCCGTTCGCCCTCTGGAACAAGACCGCGTTCCTCGCCGAAAAGGTCTTGGGCAACGTGGTGTCGTCGGGTATCAAGGTGCTGGTGCTGGCCGTCATCGTCGGCATCGGCTCGGGCCTGTTCGCCGAGTTCCAGGTGCAGCCGGCAGAGCCGTCCATCGACCATTCGGTCGTCGTCATGCTGGCCTCGCTGACCCTGCTGGCGCTGGGCATCTTCGGGCCGGGCATTGCGACCGGGCTGGTGTCGGGCGGCCCGCAGCTCGGCGCGGGCGCGATGGCCGGTGCCGCGCTGGGCGCGGCCGGCGCTGCGGTTGCCGTGGGCGCAGCGGCCACGGGTGTCGGTGGCGCGGTCGCGGCCGGGGCACGCATGGCGCCGGCTGCCGCCAAGCTGGCCGGCAGCGGCGCGCGTGCCGCCACGTCGGCGGCCAGCAGCGCCCGGTCGGCCTTCCAGGCCGGCTCCGCTGCAGCCGGTGGCGGTGCCAAGGGCGCGATGGCCGGCATGGGCAACGTCGCCAAGACCGGCGCGCAATCGGCCGGGCGCGGTGTGACGTCCCGCGCCTCCACCGCCGGCCAGAAGGTGGCCGATTCCTTCCGTGCCGGATGGAACGGCTCTACAGCCGACGAAGGCGCTGCCAATGCCGCCGCTTCTGGCGAAGCCGCCAGCCCGAAGGCACCGGAGCAACCAGCCTGGGCCAAGCGCCTGCACCGACGACAGCAACTCACCCATGCCGCGACGACCGCCGCCCACACGCTGCGCGGTGGCGATGGCGGCAGCTCCAGCCAGGGGCCGAGCTTGCGCGACGACGGATGA